CAAGGGTAGAAGTGAAAGGAGACCATGATTAGTAATCTCATCTCAGAGTGTCAACTGTGTGTACACCCAGCTTCTGTTAACAAACACTCCCAGTTGGGATGGGGCCATGACACTGAAGGGTAGCACTGTGGGAGCATCTGGCCAAGAAGGCATTCCAGAAATTGCTGTCAGCTTCCCCAACCCACTAGGTGATCCTGGACaaatctccttccttctttttccaggCCAGTTTTCCATTCCACGAAATGGGCTATTTCAACCTGACTGGGATGTTATGATCAAATAAGATAGAAAGGATTATTGAAATAAGTTAAAGCCACTGAATAAATGAGATGCACGTGagtgttttgaatattttctaagaAGTGAAAGAAGCAGCTGAAGGGGCAAAAACAGTCTTGAATTGACAATTAAAGGACCAAGGTCCCAGCTCTGTCCTGTTACTCATCAGCTGTGAAGCTTGGGTGGGGCATGTGGCCTCCCCAAGCCAAGAGAGGCTTCCTTAGTTGCCAGGTGAGCAGGTGCCAGGCATCTCTCTGCCCTTCTGTCATTCTTCCATCCTAGTGATGTCCTATGGGCTGCAGGCCTCCCAAGGATTTCTGAGACATAAAGCCACTGCCCAAGGGTAAGACTAAATGCTCCACTGGGCCCACTGCTGAGGGTCCCAAATGGTGTGGCTATGGGCAGTGTCCCAGCCTGGTCTGTGACAGCTCCTTGACCCTCCACTCCACCTCTCTGACCAAACATCTCACCCAAACCCAAGCACGACACTTCAGCTCAAAAGTCACAGAGCTTCTTTTCCCTGGGAATTCAATTCACTTCCCACGGTTGGACACAGTCACCTTGCCCacccaccagcaggaggaagaggagaaggagatcCAAAAACAGGATCATGTTTTCTTAAATGCTTTGTCATTGGCTAAAGCCTAGAGAGGTTCAGTAACTTCCCTGGAGTAACACAGGAAGTCAGCTGCAGAGCAAGCAAAAACTCTGACGATTCAAAGCAGTTGCATCTACCCCCAACTCTACCCTATGCCCTGTGAGGGGTTGGGACAGGGAGCACTTACCACTCGCTTCTTGGCTCTCCCTTCTCTCTAAGAAAAGAAGCCTAGGACCCCAGGGCAGTCCCAGTCTTGTCTAAAGTGGAACTGTAAAACGGCCCCTCCCCACTATGGGTAATTCTTGGACAAATACTCTTCCCCATTCTTTCAGAGAATGCCATCTGTGTAGGGCAACTCCCACCAGCCCCAACCTGAGAAGCCCCGGGCCTATCCCAAAACTAGGCTTCAAAGATCCTCTACCTAGCGAGTTTGTACCCTCAGCAGACCTGCCAGCTTCACCACAGGGTGGGGGGCAGCGGGAGAAGAGATCTGGGAGGCTCTCACCAGCCAGCTGCTGAGGCTGCCCCGGGGACAGGATGCAGGCTTGCAGCCCTGGTCCTTAAGGGGAGGAGTGCAGAGCCCAGAAGCAACCTGACTGTAGGACATCCCTGCTGGCGGGCAGGGGCTGAAGAGCGGCTGACAGGCTGCCCCGGAATGCCCGGTGCCTTCAAAACCAGGTCGTTTCAGACCTCCCAAGAGCCCATGCTCAGTGCCAGAAAGGGAAGGGTCTTCCTCCTTCTTCGCCTGAGACATTCCCCTTCTCCACTCCCCACCGTGCCCTAGGGACTCCAGGAGACAAATACTCCCTGCCATAAAAGTGAACTATGAGGGCTGAGGCCAGACGCGCAGACAGGGTCACCCCCGGAGTGGGAGGGGAACCAAGGCGCCCCTGAGGCCAGAGATCTTGAACCTTCAGCCCCACTTTGCGAACTAAAATCTGAACCAACGCTGTGGCCGAGGTCACTGGCCCCGGAAGGCCCAAACCTGTCCAGGCCCGGGTCAATCGGACGCGGACAACTTGCCGCTCACAcataccctcctcctcctccctaaaGTCCCCCTCGccattcacccacccactccagcaATCGTCCCCGGGCGTAGTGAGGGTGTGCGGCCAGGAGCCGGTACCTGCTTCCTGAGCGCCTCGAAAGCTGCGCTGATGGTGTGAACCCGCGTCCGCTCCCTGGCGTTCGCCAGGAGCCTCCGGGTCTGCTGCAAGGCTTTGATCTCGGAGGCTGCGGCGGTCGCTTCGCCTGGCCGTTTCCTAGGCGACGCAGAGGAATCCGGGTGCTTATTGTAAATTACGTGTGAAATTGGCGAGTAAGAACTTTCCGCCTGGCGCGTGGGGGGCGCTGGGCGCACGGAGGACTCTGGAGGCGCAGGGGGCGCCGACGGCGTGGGGCGTGCAGGCGGTGCGCACAACAAGATGCGGGGGCGCAGGCCAGGCTCCCGGAAAGACTGTGCCTCGGGGCCCCCAAGTACCTGGCCCTGGGGCACggaaggcggcggcggcggtggcggcggcgtgGGGAGTCCCGGTCCCACTGCGCCCAGGGCGAAGCCGCGTTTCCGCGCGTCCGAGACCTCCGGCGCCCGGACGCCCCCGCGCTCCCCCGCCGTGTCCGCGCTCCCGCCTGAGGGAACGGCCGGCGCCACCGGGACAGGCACCGGGGCCGAGACCGGCTGCAGCCGCTGGGTCCTGTCCCTCAGCCCGTTGGTGGCGGTGGCGCCGTGCTCCGGCGCTTCCAATTCCAATCGGAAAGTTTTATAGCCGTTCGCGCGCCGCGCCGGTTCCTTGGCTTTCCGCTTGAGCTTCTTGAGGCCGTTTAGCTCCTTCACGCACACGGTCTTCCATGGCCCGTCCTCGAGAACCGGGATGTGCTTCATGGCGCGGACAGTGCCCGAGGCACTGGCGTGGGGCTACCCGGGACGCGCGCCCGCCGCGCTCTCTCCGCACGCTGCGCGCCGGCCCTGCCCCGGCCGCCGCCGCGCTCTGCGCCTCGGAGTCTCTAGCTCTCCCCCTTCTCtcgccctccctcctccctttctcccccttgCCCGGGGCAGCTGCGCCGCCGGCTCCGCGAAGCCGCCGGGCTGTCCGCTCCTGGAGCGCTCAGAGTGTCATCTGAAGTCGCTGCAGCCCTGCCAACATTTCGGGAGAACGCCCGCTGAGCTCCATCTGTGTTTGTTTAGCCTCAGTTTACACAGAAGCCCAGTTCGCGAGATCAGTCAGCGCCGCCGCCCGGAGAAGAGGCagctcccgccgccgccgccgccgcctccccagCCCGGGCCGCCCGAGCCGCGAGCGCCTTTAAAGAAACAGGAAGCATTTTTCAAAACAGCTGGGCTGCCGGCCGCCTCCTTTGTCCGCGTCTTGctacctccccccacccccaccccttctgcCCAGAACCTGCCTTCTAGGCtctctctccccgccccctcctcaaGTCCGGGGCGCGTCTCTTTTCCCGGAGGACAGTCTGCTCCCTACAGAACTGCCCGGAGCACGTGGCTTTTGGGCCCTTCGGCCCTTCCCCAAATCAGAGCTCGGCCTTCTCTACCCATCTCACTAACCTCTCCCGGACCAAGCATCTACCTTCCACACCCATAACCTCCCAGTCCACCcccagtccccccaccccccaccgcaaCTCCGTACTTTTCCTGGGGTGTGCGGGGGAAGGGAAACTCTCAGGACTTGCCCAAGACCCTCACGCTCACAGTACCGCAGACCCCATCCACTCGGTCACTTGCtggagcagggaggcagggactAGGAGAAGGCCTAagtgatggggaaactgaggctttgagaaGCAATGTGCTTTCCCACTGTCACACAGCAAGTCAGGCCGGCTAAGAGGCCAAATACAGCTGAAGCTTGGAATTGAGACCGACCTAGCATCTGTGAGAATCTGAAGTCATCTCACCCCAGGCTGCCCGCTAAGCCCAGATTTACTCagctatgaaatgaaaaatgcggAGAACATCAACGCCTAAGTCACGCACGACCTTGCTGTGAAGAATTAAACCCCAGGCACATAGGAGGTGCTAGTCAAATAGTAGCTTtggctatcattattattaataacacaGGCAGACTAGCTCCTAGAGGCAGATTTCTAGAGTCAgccctagctctgccacttacacaTTAAGCAACCTTGAGCAAGACAgtgaacctctctgtgcctccaaagGGCATCTGTAAAACTGAGGTAATCGTTGTACCTTCCTCCCAAAGCTGTTGTGACAACTGAGCATATATGTGTGAAACAcacagagcagtgcctggcacgaAGTAACAGCTTTGCAAGTTGCCCACTGTTATGGGCAGGGGACAGAGGTCGACTCCCCAGACCCTTGGTCTTCTGTGCCATCCCACTAGCGATTCTGGAAACATGAGGTCAAACCACCTCTGCAAGTTGGCCCTGAAGGACCAGCACAAGGCttcactccccccacccctttctcTGTGGCCATTCTTCCTTAAGGCAGCAGTGGGTGCTTAAAGCAATTTGGAAGGAGAGGATGGACCTTGACCTTGGCCTTGAGCTCTGGCCTCTGCAGTCACTGGGCTCTTTATCTTTCTGGTTTCAGCCCTCCACTCCTGACCCCAGACCCATCAGACCTGCTAGGGGTTTTCCTGTGAACATGCAGGGCTCATACCCAGTCCAGAATGCCCTCTCTCCTCCAGGGGAGAATGCCCTGGTGAGGGCTGAGGGGGCAGATGACATGGTGACCTGTGGCATGCAGTCCAGGGAGGTAGGATGGGGAAGTGGTCCAAGTAGGAGGGCCAGGAGCATAGAGCTGGGGCCAGCAGCCTGGGGGTAGACTCTGGCTTTTCCACTATCAAGCCCCATGACTATGAACAAGACGTTTTATCCCACTGgggttctgttttctcatctgtccttGAGGATGATATCTCTGTCCAGCCAACTTCTCAGGGCAGTTGGGAAAGTAAAAAGAGATCATGGATGTAAAGGGCTTTGACATAAGGCTTCAAACATACACTCACATTTCACATTCACACAGGGACATGCACGTGAAGGCATGCAGTTTTCTGTTAATAGTAAATGCAAACCTTATTTTTTCCCAAGATGGGTCCCAGTGTCATAAGATGTGTGCTCCCTTAGGCACCCCTAACCCTGAACACCCAGCTTCTTCCTGCACCTTATCTCCCTCCTGAAGACCAGGGGTGTGCCCCAAAGAGGAGTCCtcattcttctgctgttttgccaCCCAACTGGGACCCTAATGCTCACAGGTCTGCCACATCTTCCCTCTGCAGAGCACTCTTCCTCACCTTTGATGACTGGCTCTGGTCTCCCCTTCTCCCGCGAGCCTTggtgggtccccacagcccccTTCACTCTTGCTGACCTCTGCACATGCTCCCTCCCAGGTCCAGCTGAAGCTTATCCTCCACTGCAGACATATCTGGCCCCCTGGGGCTGTGAGCCCCTGAAAGGCCggtctttccttcttccctgtctCCAAAAGTCAGTACCCAGGAAACCTTCACTGAAGGACAACCAGCCCTCATGCCTCTTTCATTCTGCAGATCCCAAGCAGAGGCTAAGACCCCAGCCTGCCCACTCCTGGTGCATGTAGCCAGTCAGTGGCAGAGATGGGGGAAGAGTCAAGCCCCCCTCTCCACAGACCTGCTAAggcactctgagcctcagtttcctcctctgtaaagtggagatCATAGTAGTGTGCCTCACAGGGCTGCCATGAGGACTAACGGAGGCTGTGGGTACAGCACTGAATACGGCGCATGAAGTAGAGGGGATGTTGGCCCTAGGCATCCTCCGGTTAGCTCAGCTGCCTGGGCTTCTTGTTTCCCAGCATCTGCCCCCAGCTCGGGGTGCAGTTGCAGGCTGGAATGTCCATGGCTAGTGGACCATGTGGAAGTCTCTGGCAGGACTGAAACTCACACTTCAAGAGGCCAGGCTATGCCCCAAGGAAAATGATATGTTTCGGTTGAGTATCGAGGGTTCCACTCTTGCTGATCCTGAGCCCCTTGTCAAGTCCCCCCAAATAGAGGAAAAGGCCACTGAGATCCAATGGGttgggaggagggggaaaggaGTGGATAGGAATGGTCAGCTGTGCTGGGCGGATGTACAGTGGGACTCAGACCCAGCCCGTCTCCTAGGACCTgctctgtgtggccttgagcagccccctcatctctctgagcctggaTTCATTGTCTGGGCATTATCCCCTTAGCCATAAGATGGGATGGCAGTACGGGAACTGGAGGCAAACTAAAGGGCCCGAGTGGAGGATCCCTGTTATTACTATTCCCAGCCCACCAGGTGGCAGACTTTCAAGGTCCAGACTAGCTGTCCATGGTCCCCAAGGGCAAATCTGTGTCCTAGGGCTCCTGACTCTGCCTTCCCTGGGCCTCTTTGAGAAGTGAGGTAGTGAGACCAGCCAGGCAGCGCCCCCTGGTGGTATGACACTGCCCGAACTGCACACAACATAACCACCTTCCCACAAAGAACTTGCTGATTTTGGAGCCAGGAGAGGTGGCCCTGCAATAACAGTAATATGGATTTTGTGAATTCATAGAGTTGCAAAAATAACAAGGCGTTTGAGGCTCCAGGTGGTCTCACCCCCTGTTTTGGACGGGACAACACAGACACCCCAAGAAAACATATGCCCTACATTATAAACATCCCCCACAGATTCAACTATTTGAGGTTACCCTGGGCTGGCATGATTGTGCCATTGGGTGGTTACACATCCCTAGATGGCTGgtccagagaacaggaatgaagctagaagagaaaagaaggcaaGACTTTAGCACTTAGGCCATCATGAACAAATTCTAGAAAGCCAGGCAGCAGGAATTACCACCACCAAGGAGTGGCTACAGGATCTAGGTCACTAAATCCCTATAACGACCCAAGGAGGTAAACCCATTCTACAGACAAGGGAAAAAGCTCCTAGAGGAAAACACTTGCCAACAGAAAGGAATTGAGAAAAGTGAGATTTGAACACAGGTCAACCGACTCAAAGACCAAAGCTTTAAACCATGGTACCCTGTTATCTCCTGATACGTCAGTGACGAGCATCTGGGAGAGGAGTACTGCGCCACCTTGAGGGCTGGCCTCTCTGGTAGCCTGGCTGGCCCTGCACATGCTGCCAGCCTGGGCAAGCTGCGTGCTGTCTTCCTCTCAGCTGAAGTCTTGGCTTCCTTTGGACCAGAGCAGTGCCCCTCCTGCTCCTTCCAGGTTAGGGTCAGATGGCAAAGGAACCGTTTAAGGGTCTCAGGCATAGGGATCCCAGATCTTAGCGTCCAGGCACCAGTGTCCTCCCAGCACATGCATCACCTTTGGGTAAGGACAGGACAGCTTTGCAAGCTGGCACCCAGTGATAATTGTCTTCTTGGCTGGATGGGATGGAACCTTGGCTACTTGCTACGTGAAACTCTTATTCCTGATTCTGGAGTCCCTATTTCTTGCTGTTCAGATTGTTCCAAAGTGGGTGTGTCACCCAttagagaaagggaggaagaatgGAAATTAGACTGCCAGCAGGAAACAGAATGCTCTTGAGGTTTGCACCCTGGGGTTGTGCTCCCAGCAGCCCGGGACAGGATCACCCAGAGGAgtaaacagaaagtagaatgcgGTCAGCCTGGTGGCCTCCaaagcccctccctccctcccagcctcagcCTCTGCACCCCACCATTAGTCAGCGGTATGTTGGATCTGGAGGACAGTGACGAGACATCCAGGCAGGAGCTCCTCCGGGCTCACTCACCCTTCTTCCTTCCATCTTCCTTTACCCAAGTGACCATCCCAGTCGTGGGAAATTGAGAGAgtctctggggctggggctggggctgggacaaGACCTGGATAAGGGCATTGCAGGAGGTGGCGagggaggcctctctgaggaacACCCCAGACTGAG
This genomic interval from Manis javanica isolate MJ-LG chromosome 1, MJ_LKY, whole genome shotgun sequence contains the following:
- the ATOH8 gene encoding transcription factor ATOH8 isoform X7, with protein sequence MKHIPVLEDGPWKTVCVKELNGLKKLKRKAKEPARRANGYKTFRLELEAPEHGATATNGLRDRTQRLQPVSAPVPVPVAPAVPSGGSADTAGERGGVRAPEVSDARKRGFALGAVGPGLPTPPPPPPPPSVPQGQVLGGPEAQSFREPGLRPRILLCAPPARPTPSAPPAPPESSVRPAPPTRQAESSYSPISHVIYNKHPDSSASPRKRPGEATAAASEIKALQQTRRLLANARERTRVHTISAAFEALRKQVPCYSYGQKLSKLAILRIACNYILSLARLADLDYSADHSNLSFSECVQRCTHTLQAEGRAKKRKE
- the ATOH8 gene encoding transcription factor ATOH8 isoform X2; protein product: MKHIPVLEDGPWKTVCVKELNGLKKLKRKAKEPARRANGYKTFRLELEAPEHGATATNGLRDRTQRLQPVSAPVPVPVAPAVPSGGSADTAGERGGVRAPEVSDARKRGFALGAVGPGLPTPPPPPPPPSVPQGQVLGGPEAQSFREPGLRPRILLCAPPARPTPSAPPAPPESSVRPAPPTRQAESSYSPISHVIYNKHPDSSASPRKRPGEATAAASEIKALQQTRRLLANARERTRVHTISAAFEALRKQVPCYSYGQKLSKLAILRIACNYILSLARLADLDYSADHSNLSFSECVQRCTHTLQAEGRAKKRKQLLGASEEEEEEEEEEQHLDWADSSGSQGVLAITLQLLDAWDF
- the ATOH8 gene encoding transcription factor ATOH8 isoform X1 → MKHIPVLEDGPWKTVCVKELNGLKKLKRKAKEPARRANGYKTFRLELEAPEHGATATNGLRDRTQRLQPVSAPVPVPVAPAVPSGGSADTAGERGGVRAPEVSDARKRGFALGAVGPGLPTPPPPPPPPSVPQGQVLGGPEAQSFREPGLRPRILLCAPPARPTPSAPPAPPESSVRPAPPTRQAESSYSPISHVIYNKHPDSSASPRKRPGEATAAASEIKALQQTRRLLANARERTRVHTISAAFEALRKQVPCYSYGQKLSKLAILRIACNYILSLARLADLDYSADHSNLSFSECVQRCTHTLQAEGRAKKRKLLFLKQQLLGASEEEEEEEEEEQHLDWADSSGSQGVLAITLQLLDAWDF
- the ATOH8 gene encoding transcription factor ATOH8 isoform X5, which codes for MKHIPVLEDGPWKTVCVKELNGLKKLKRKAKEPARRANGYKTFRLELEAPEHGATATNGLRDRTQRLQPVSAPVPVPVAPAVPSGGSADTAGERGGVRAPEVSDARKRGFALGAVGPGLPTPPPPPPPPSVPQGQVLGGPEAQSFREPGLRPRILLCAPPARPTPSAPPAPPESSVRPAPPTRQAESSYSPISHVIYNKHPDSSASPRKRPGEATAAASEIKALQQTRRLLANARERTRVHTISAAFEALRKQVPCYSYGQKLSKLAILRIACNYILSLARLADLDYSADHSNLSFSECVQRCTHTLQAEGRAKKRKADSSGSQGVLAITLQLLDAWDF
- the ATOH8 gene encoding transcription factor ATOH8 isoform X6, yielding MKHIPVLEDGPWKTVCVKELNGLKKLKRKAKEPARRANGYKTFRLELEAPEHGATATNGLRDRTQRLQPVSAPVPVPVAPAVPSGGSADTAGERGGVRAPEVSDARKRGFALGAVGPGLPTPPPPPPPPSVPQGQVLGGPEAQSFREPGLRPRILLCAPPARPTPSAPPAPPESSVRPAPPTRQAESSYSPISHVIYNKHPDSSASPRKRPGEATAAASEIKALQQTRRLLANARERTRVHTISAAFEALRKQVPCYSYGQKLSKLAILRIACNYILSLARLADLDYSADHSNLSFSECVQRCTHTLQAEGRAKKRKTCVKSGI
- the ATOH8 gene encoding transcription factor ATOH8 isoform X3 produces the protein MKHIPVLEDGPWKTVCVKELNGLKKLKRKAKEPARRANGYKTFRLELEAPEHGATATNGLRDRTQRLQPVSAPVPVPVAPAVPSGGSADTAGERGGVRAPEVSDARKRGFALGAVGPGLPTPPPPPPPPSVPQGQVLGGPEAQSFREPGLRPRILLCAPPARPTPSAPPAPPESSVRPAPPTRQAESSYSPISHVIYNKHPDSSASPRKRPGEATAAASEIKALQQTRRLLANARERTRVHTISAAFEALRKQVPCYSYGQKLSKLAILRIACNYILSLARLADLDYSADHSNLSFSECVQRCTHTLQAEGRAKKRKLLFLKQQLLGASEEEEEEEEEEQHLDWE
- the ATOH8 gene encoding transcription factor ATOH8 isoform X4; its protein translation is MKHIPVLEDGPWKTVCVKELNGLKKLKRKAKEPARRANGYKTFRLELEAPEHGATATNGLRDRTQRLQPVSAPVPVPVAPAVPSGGSADTAGERGGVRAPEVSDARKRGFALGAVGPGLPTPPPPPPPPSVPQGQVLGGPEAQSFREPGLRPRILLCAPPARPTPSAPPAPPESSVRPAPPTRQAESSYSPISHVIYNKHPDSSASPRKRPGEATAAASEIKALQQTRRLLANARERTRVHTISAAFEALRKQVPCYSYGQKLSKLAILRIACNYILSLARLADLDYSADHSNLSFSECVQRCTHTLQAEGRAKKRKQLLGASEEEEEEEEEEQHLDWE